The nucleotide sequence AGCCATAGCGTATGATCACACGATAGACATTCTCTGCCAGCTCCTCGACTTCCAGATGCTGATCCGGCCCGGCTTCGGGCTGGTCGAGCGTCTTGACGGTCAGGAACAGGACACGCTCATGCAGCACCTTGTTGTGCTTCAGGTTATGCAGCAGCGCGCCCGGTACATAATCCGGATTGCCGGTCAGGAACACAGCCGTTCCCGGCACACGCAGAATCCGCGATTGAGGCAGGCGCGCCAGAAAGGAAGCCAGCGGCAGGCTGTCCTGCCTCCATCTGCTCATCAGCAGACGACGCCCCGCGCTCCAGCTGGTCATCATCGCCATCAGCAGCCCACCCAACACCAGCGGCACATAACCACCCTGCGGGATCTTCAGCATGTTGGAGGCGAAAAACAGACTGTCCAACAGGAAGAAAAAGCCAAACACAGCCATAACACTGCGACGGCTCCAACCGAACTGACGGCGGAACACGACCACGGCCAGAATACCCGTGCACAGAAACGTTCCCGTCACGGCGATACCATAAGCCGCCGCAAGATTGTCACTGGTGCGAAAGGTCAGAACCAGCGCCAGCACTCCGATCAGCAAGGCGCTGTTCACCTGTGGCACATAGATCTGCCCCTGCTCCGTCTCACTGGTATGGCGCACCGTCATACGCGGCAGGAAACCCAGCTGGACGCATTGCCGTGCCATCGAGAACGCGCCTGAAATCATCGCCTGACTGGCAATCACAGTCGCAGCCGTCGCCAGCAACACCATCGGCAGGCGCAACCAAGGCGGTGTCAGCAGGAAAAAAGGATTATCCAGCGCCTTGATATCATGCAGGATCAGGGCACCCTGTCCGAAATAATTCAACGTTAGGGCCGGCAACACGATCCATAACCAGGCCTGCTTGATGGGCCGGCCGCCGAAATGCCCCATATCGGCATACAATGCCTCTGCCCCCGTCACAGCCAGCACGACGGAGCCGAGCACAATAAAGGCCAACAGCCTGTGCTGGATCAGCAGCAGCCCCGCATAACCGGGGGACAGCGCCAGTAACACCTTTGGGTGATGCAGGATCGCCAGAAGACCCAGCAATCCGATCAGAAGAAACCAGACCGCCATGATCGGACCAAACACGCGGCCCATGATGCTGGTCCCGCGCCATTGCACCATAAACAGCGCCACGATCACGACGGACGCAATCGGCAACACGTAATCCTTCATGGCGGGATAGGTGATCTCCAACCCTTCCACTGCCGACAGAACTGAAATCGCGGGGGTAATGACGCCATCCCCGAAGAACAGACAGGCGCCAATGATTCCCGTCATACCCAGCCAGTACCGCATGCGTCCCGGATTGGCGACACGCTGGGCCAGCGCCATCAGAGACAGGATACCCCCCTCCCCCTGATTATCGGCCCGCATCACCAGAAGCACGTATTTGACCGTGACGATCAATACCAGTGACCAGAAGACCATGGACAACACACCATAGACTTCCAGCCTGTTAATAACGGACCCATCATCCTGAAAATGCAGCAGAGCCGCCTTGAAGGCGTAAAGCGGGCTGGTCCCGATATCGCCGAACACCACCCCCAGCGCGCCCAGCAACATAACAAGACCAGTGGGCTTTTTTTCGTCAGCCGCCAGTTTTTCCGCCGCCGACATTATATCACTTCCCCGTTCAAGCCGTCGTCCAGTCGAGAGTTCAGTCGATGGCACAGGACGTGCCAGTCAATATGCCCGATTCTCATGAAGAATGAGCGTTTAAAGATGTCCGCCATCCGGCACGGACGGAGAAGAGTGTTCCGCCACAGATGGACGGGGCCGGGCACCGAAAATGGCTGTGCCGATTCGCACATGCGTTGCCCCATTGGCAATGGCCTGCTCAAAATCACCTGACATGCCCATGGAAATAACCGGCAATCCATGGCGCGCTGCTGCTGCCGCCAGCCACAAAAAATAGGGGCCCGGATCGACATCCGCCGGTGGAATACCCATCACGCCGCATAAGGCATCCCCGAAACGATGCCGGCACATCTCGATAAACGAATCAGCCTCCCGCGTGGGGATACCTGATTTTTGCGGCTCATCCCCGACATTCACCTGCACCAGCAGGCGGGGCAGACGCTTCTCCTTCTCCGCGGCCAATGCCAGTGCATCGGCCAGACGCGGACGGTCCAGACTTTCGATCACATCGGCCACACGCACCGCCTCCCGGGCTTTATTGGTCTGAAGGCCGCCGATCAGATGAAGGGTGGGAGGATCGGCTTCGTCACGCAGCGGCAGGAACTTCGACAGAGCCTCCTGCACCTTGTTTTCCCCGAACACGCTCTGCCCTGCCTGGCGCGCCGCCGCCACCGCGTCAGGACCATGCGTTTTGGAAACCGCGACAAGCGTCACCGTCTGCGGGTCACGTCCGGCAAGACGCGCCGCCGCATCGATCCGTGCCCGAATATTGGCCAAAGCAGCGCTCATAAGGTCAGGCTGCTGGTCTGAGAGAGAAGTATCAGCGTAAGATTGCAAGGACATGGACCAAAAGCTCATTGCCTGGGCGCGCGCCGTCAAGGCCAAAGCCCCCCGCAACGCACCACCGCCCCTCTGGCTGTTCACCGATCATCGCCGTGTACCCGATCCACGCCCTGACATTGCCCGGTTGCCGCGCGGATTATGCGGCGTCGTCTTTCGCCATGATGCCCTGCCTGACACCGTACGGGCAACTCTGTTACGTCAGGTCATGCGGCTCTGCCGTGCCCGGCGGCTGATGCTGAGCGTCTCTGGCTGCATCCCCGGGGGCCTGCCGATGCGGACGCAACCCCATCGACGCGGCGGCAGATTAGCCAACAGAGCCGACAAGGCTTCCACCTGTCTTCCCCCTGCGTTGCCCCCTGGCTTGCCCCCTGGCTTGCGAGGCCGACCGATAACCACCGCCTCTGCCCATACAATCCCTGAGCTACGCCGTGCACACCGTCTGGGCGCTGGCCTGATTTTCTTCTCCCCGTTTCTGCCGACGGAAAGCCATCCGGGGGCAGCCGCTCTGGGGGCCGGACACTGGAACCGGCTTGTTCGTATGGCTGGCCGCGGTCTTCACCACCAGCCGTACATTGCCGCTCTGGGTGGGATAAAAGGACGACATGCGGGTTTATTCCGCATCAGCGGCATCCTGAATGTGGGGGCTATTGGTGCCCTGCATACAAGGCACTGACGGCACCGCTCTCTGCTGACGTAATCTGGCGCAACAATCGTATGAGGAATCGTGAAGCAGGGATGGCTTGGCCTGCGTCTGCTCTGACGGTAATAGGGCATGGACCGCATCTTGTTGCCTGCCCATTATCGGTCCTTACCGTTCCGGAATACGACATGTCTTTATCCTATCGTTCAGCCATCGCCGTTTCCGCTCTTCTGCTGCTGGCCGCTTGCAGCAGTCAGGAAAACGAAAGCAAGGATTTTACCGATCCACAAAATCAGGCGGCCGCACAGAGCATCAGCAATGGGGCCAAACCCGGGCAGGAAGTGAATGTTTTTCTGTGGCGCGCGACGCTCGACACGCTGTCCTTCATGTCCCTGAAGTCCGCTGATCCGTATGGTGGGGTCATCATCACCAACTGGTATCAGCCCCCCTCTTCTCCCGGCGAGCGGTTCAAGGTGACGGCCTATATCCTCAGCCCGGTCATGCGCAGTGATGGTGTGCGCGTCTCCCTGTTCCGGCAGGTGCAGAAGGGCGGACAATGGGAAGAAGCACCCGTCGACAAGGAAACCGTTACTGAAATCGAAAACAAGATTTTGATGCGCGCCCGCTCTCTGCGAGCAGCCGGTTTTCAGCAGCAGTAAAACGGTTTTTTCCAGTGGCTGGTATTAAATCAGTGGCTCGAAGCCGGGCGACCACATGCCACTGTCTCGTTTCTCACGCCTGTCTTTTCAAAGTGTAACAACAACCTCTGAAATAGCGGCAATGATATCTGACCGAGGCATTTTTTCAGGAATTTCAAGCAAAGGAATGCCTCAAGCTGCCCTTCAGCTTTTCACATAGCCAATGCCAATAAGGAGAAAGATAAATGTTATGTGCAACTGCGGAAATAATCTAACGGACGCAAAAAAGCCGCCCGATTGGGGCGGCTGATATGCGCGATCTGGCATTAGCATTTGAGATGGTTGCGGGGGCAGGATTTGAACCTGCGGCCTTCAGGTTATGAGCCTGACGAGCTACCGGGCTGCTCCACCCCGCGTTTGTGGTGGTAGGTAGCGATAGAGGTGGGTTGGAAGACCTGGCGGCGACCTACTCTCCCGCATCTTGAGATGCAGTACCATGGGCGCTGGGGCATTTCACGTCCGAGTTCGGGATGGGATCGGGTGTAGTTTCCCCGCCATAGCCACCAGGTCGTCCAACCCACCTTTTTGGTGGTGGTGTTGTGATGGGATGTTCTGGTATTTTTTAGGATGTGCTGTGTGTCATGTGTGGATGACTTCTGTGCATGATGGAAGTTCTTGAGCCTATCGGGCTATTAGGACCAGTTAGCTGAGTGCGTTACCGCACGTATACACCTGGCCTATCGACGTGATGGTCTTTCACGGCCCTCAGGGAGACCTGGTTTTGAGGTGGGTTTCCCGCTTAGATGCTTTCAGCGGTTATCCCGTCCGCACATAGCTACCCGGCTGTGCCGCTGGCGCGACAACCGGTGCACCAGAGGTGCGTCCATCCCGGTCCTCTCGTACTAGGGACAGATCCTCTCAAGTCTCCAACACCCACGGCAGATAGGGACCGAACTGTCTCACGACGTTCTAAACCCAGCTCACGTACCACTTTAATCGGCGAACAGCCGAACCCTTGGGACCTGCTCCAGCCCCAGGATGTGATGAGCCGACATCGAGGTGCCAAACCTCCCCGTCGATGTGGACTCTTGGGGGAGATCAGCCTGTTATCCCTAGAGTACCTTTTATCCGTTGAGCGATGGCCCTTCCACGCGGGACCACCGGATCACTATGGCCGACTTTCGTCTCTGCTCGAACTGTCGCTCTCGCAGTCAGGCGGGCTTATGCCATTGCACTCAACAGCCGATGTCCGACCGGCTTGAGCCCACCATCGCGCGCCTCCGTTACCATTTGGGAGGCGACCGCCCCAGTCAAACTGCCCGCCATGCAGGGTCCCGGACCGGGCTGACCGGTCTCGGTTAGACACCAGAAAAACGCAGGGTGGTATTTCAAGGTTGGCTCCAC is from Granulibacter bethesdensis and encodes:
- a CDS encoding potassium transporter Kup, whose product is MSAAEKLAADEKKPTGLVMLLGALGVVFGDIGTSPLYAFKAALLHFQDDGSVINRLEVYGVLSMVFWSLVLIVTVKYVLLVMRADNQGEGGILSLMALAQRVANPGRMRYWLGMTGIIGACLFFGDGVITPAISVLSAVEGLEITYPAMKDYVLPIASVVIVALFMVQWRGTSIMGRVFGPIMAVWFLLIGLLGLLAILHHPKVLLALSPGYAGLLLIQHRLLAFIVLGSVVLAVTGAEALYADMGHFGGRPIKQAWLWIVLPALTLNYFGQGALILHDIKALDNPFFLLTPPWLRLPMVLLATAATVIASQAMISGAFSMARQCVQLGFLPRMTVRHTSETEQGQIYVPQVNSALLIGVLALVLTFRTSDNLAAAYGIAVTGTFLCTGILAVVVFRRQFGWSRRSVMAVFGFFFLLDSLFFASNMLKIPQGGYVPLVLGGLLMAMMTSWSAGRRLLMSRWRQDSLPLASFLARLPQSRILRVPGTAVFLTGNPDYVPGALLHNLKHNKVLHERVLFLTVKTLDQPEAGPDQHLEVEELAENVYRVIIRYGFKESPNIPRDLDALRARGVPIESMQVSYFFGRETIVAGKAPKMPLWRLWLFLVMARNAVPATEFFRIPSDRVVELGVRVPI
- a CDS encoding YggS family pyridoxal phosphate-dependent enzyme, which codes for MSAALANIRARIDAAARLAGRDPQTVTLVAVSKTHGPDAVAAARQAGQSVFGENKVQEALSKFLPLRDEADPPTLHLIGGLQTNKAREAVRVADVIESLDRPRLADALALAAEKEKRLPRLLVQVNVGDEPQKSGIPTREADSFIEMCRHRFGDALCGVMGIPPADVDPGPYFLWLAAAAARHGLPVISMGMSGDFEQAIANGATHVRIGTAIFGARPRPSVAEHSSPSVPDGGHL
- a CDS encoding thiamine phosphate synthase — encoded protein: MDQKLIAWARAVKAKAPRNAPPPLWLFTDHRRVPDPRPDIARLPRGLCGVVFRHDALPDTVRATLLRQVMRLCRARRLMLSVSGCIPGGLPMRTQPHRRGGRLANRADKASTCLPPALPPGLPPGLRGRPITTASAHTIPELRRAHRLGAGLIFFSPFLPTESHPGAAALGAGHWNRLVRMAGRGLHHQPYIAALGGIKGRHAGLFRISGILNVGAIGALHTRH
- a CDS encoding DUF3576 domain-containing protein, which translates into the protein MSLSYRSAIAVSALLLLAACSSQENESKDFTDPQNQAAAQSISNGAKPGQEVNVFLWRATLDTLSFMSLKSADPYGGVIITNWYQPPSSPGERFKVTAYILSPVMRSDGVRVSLFRQVQKGGQWEEAPVDKETVTEIENKILMRARSLRAAGFQQQ